Genomic segment of Candidatus Methylacidiphilales bacterium:
AATCAAAAGTCCACCTGCCGGTAAACGGCGGGCCGGTGGGGAAGGAGACGACGCACAAATCGGCGGATAATGGCACCAGACCTGCTTCATTTGACGTCCAAGGGCGGGCGTGGTAACCCATGAGCCGCCAACGGGTGGGGGCGTGTGCACACGCCACCGTCCCAAACAATCCAACAACCCAACAAAGAAATATGGCCAAATACAAACTCGAATATGTCTGGCTGGACGGATACACGCCGGTCGCCAACTTGCGCAGCAAGACCCAAATCAAAGAATTCAGCAGCTTCCCCAAACTGGAAGAGCTCCCGATGTGGGGCTTCGATGGAAGCTCGACCCGCCAGGCCGAAGGCCGCAGCTCCGACTGCATGCTCAAGCCCGTGGCCGTCTTCCCTGACACCACCCGCAAGAACGGCGTGCTCGTCATGTGCGAAGTCATGATGCCCGATGGCAAGACCCCCCACCCGTCCAACACCCGCGCCGGCATTCTCGATGATCCCGATGCCTGGTTCGGTTTCGAGCAGGAATACTTCCTCTATGAAGATGGCGCCCCCCTCGGCTTCCCGGCCGGTGGTTACCCCGGCCCCCAAGGTCCCTATTACACCGGCGTTGGCTACAAGAACGTCGGCAGCATCGCCCGCCAGATCGTCGAGGAACACCTGGACCTCTGTCTGGACGCCGGCATCAACCACGAAGGCATCAACGCCGAAGTGGCCAAAGGCCAGTGGGAATTCCAGATCTTCGGCAAAGGTTCCAAGACCGCGGCCGACCAAGTCTGGATGGCCCGTTACCTCCTCCTCCGTCTTTGCGAAAAATACGGCATCGACATCGAATGGCATTGCAAACCCCTCGGCAAGGATCTCGACTGGAACGGTTCCGGCATGCACTCCAACTTCTCGACCAAATTCATGCGCGAAGTCGGCGGCAAGGAATACTTCGAGAAACTCATGGCCCAGTTTGCCAAGAACATGGATGAGCACGTCGCGGTTTACGGACCGGACAACCACCTGCGCCTGACCGGCCTCCACGAAACCCAATCCATCGACAAATTCACCTACGGCATCGCCGACCGTGGATCTTCGATCCGGGTGCCCCACAGCTTCGTCAACAACGGCTACAAGGGCTATCTGGAAGACCGCCGCCCGAATTCCCAGGGCGATCCCTACGCCATCGCCAGCCGGATTCTCAAGACGATCTCGGAAGTTCCGACCAAGTAAACATCCGCACAAGTCTGCATTCAGGGCGGCGTCCCCACCGGGACGCCGCTTTTTTTTCATCGTCCGCAAAAAGGCCTGTCTTGTCATTTCCCGGAAATTCGGGCATCGAGTGGGGCAATGGATCACAGCACCGGCTCTGAGTCGCCGGTCCCGCGGCTCTCCCTGAGAAACAAGATCGGCCCGGGCTTCCAGCCCGGCATGGTGCTTGTCGACCATATCGAGCTCAAGGAAGCACGGGGAAGCGCCGGGTATTGTGAACTCTGGTCGGCCTATGACCGGACCCGGCACCGTGCCGTGCTGCTGAAGGTATTGCCCAAGGCCCTGACCGCGCAGCCGGCATCCGATGCCCGCATTCATGCCGAAGTGCGGCGCACGATTCCCCTCCGCCACCGACACATCGTGGAAACGTTCGACGTCCACCACGACAACACCTGGACGGCGGTCGCCACGGAAGACGTGGAAGGGGAACCGCTATCCATCCGCTTGATCAAACAGGCCGCGGGCTATTTTGAGGTCGACCGCATCCGGCCGTGGGTCGGCCAATGCTGCGAGGCCCTGATTTACGCCCATGAGGCGGTGGGGGTGGTCCATGGAGACCTCAAGCTGCAGAATATCCTGATCGATGAGGAAAAGGGGGTCAAGGTCATCGACTTTCTCCTCGACCGCTCCCTGGCACTCTGGGCGGAAAAGGAACAGCAGACCATGGGGGCGAAGGACACCGATGCCTACCGCAGTCCGCAGATACTATCCGGACAGGTTCCCGGAGTGGCTGACGATGTTTATGCCTTCGGAGCCTGTTTGTATGCCCTCCTGACCGGCCATCCCCCCTTTTACCTCGGGGATATCCGCCAGCAGGTGAGGGAGAAGGTTCCGCCGTCACCCGGCCAAAGGCGCACGGAACTGGGCCGTCAGGGCAAGCCCATCCCGGCGGAATGGGAAGAAGTCATCACCGCCTGCCTGCAGAAAGATCCCGCCAAACGGCCCGAAAGCATGCGACGGGTCGCCCTCCGGCTGGGTTTCAAACCAGGTGCCACCAAGGTGAAAGGAAAACGCGGCCCGGGCATCGGGCGTTGGTTGACCCGTGATTTTCTCATCAACGCCATCATTGTTTTGGCGGTGTGCCTGCCGGTGGCCGGCGTCGGCTGGTGGTACACACAGTCCTATCTGCCGGCCGAAAAGGCACGCAAAGAGGCGGCGGTGCGGGCGGTGGAAGAAGCCCGCTTGAAGAAGGAAGAAGAAGCCCGGCTGAAAAAAGAAGCCGAGCAGGCCCTGGCGGCCGAGGCCGAGGCACGCAA
This window contains:
- a CDS encoding SUMF1/EgtB/PvdO family nonheme iron enzyme, with product MDHSTGSESPVPRLSLRNKIGPGFQPGMVLVDHIELKEARGSAGYCELWSAYDRTRHRAVLLKVLPKALTAQPASDARIHAEVRRTIPLRHRHIVETFDVHHDNTWTAVATEDVEGEPLSIRLIKQAAGYFEVDRIRPWVGQCCEALIYAHEAVGVVHGDLKLQNILIDEEKGVKVIDFLLDRSLALWAEKEQQTMGAKDTDAYRSPQILSGQVPGVADDVYAFGACLYALLTGHPPFYLGDIRQQVREKVPPSPGQRRTELGRQGKPIPAEWEEVITACLQKDPAKRPESMRRVALRLGFKPGATKVKGKRGPGIGRWLTRDFLINAIIVLAVCLPVAGVGWWYTQSYLPAEKARKEAAVRAVEEARLKKEEEARLKKEAEQALAAEAEARKAREAEAEAAAQLARQREAEEADRKARARGSVQITTQPAGAEITLGSLPTLKSPAEFPAVPVGATTAQIRLKGYDPVDLDLEVREGERSAPPTVVLVRQLGNVQITSKPDKAKVYSGGKSIGITPLALTGLPTGPVTFRIGFKGYDTAEVSGQIQKGRETTFSVTLTPSPGPPFGSDYDNSIGMKMVWVPPLQGWVSRYETTQDDFLRVMRADPSQFKGPRKPVENVSWKDAQEFCRRLTTAEARSGQLPATLRYRLPTEKEWEAYAANTGLADAVSVFNDPQTRSPREVGAGMPNAFGLYDVRGNVAEWCQDLYAGKADLRVLRGGSWVSSLKESLALDAQDYSGLNERSNSRGFRCVLLYDEP
- a CDS encoding glutamine synthetase beta-grasp domain-containing protein produces the protein MAKYKLEYVWLDGYTPVANLRSKTQIKEFSSFPKLEELPMWGFDGSSTRQAEGRSSDCMLKPVAVFPDTTRKNGVLVMCEVMMPDGKTPHPSNTRAGILDDPDAWFGFEQEYFLYEDGAPLGFPAGGYPGPQGPYYTGVGYKNVGSIARQIVEEHLDLCLDAGINHEGINAEVAKGQWEFQIFGKGSKTAADQVWMARYLLLRLCEKYGIDIEWHCKPLGKDLDWNGSGMHSNFSTKFMREVGGKEYFEKLMAQFAKNMDEHVAVYGPDNHLRLTGLHETQSIDKFTYGIADRGSSIRVPHSFVNNGYKGYLEDRRPNSQGDPYAIASRILKTISEVPTK